One part of the Xanthocytophaga agilis genome encodes these proteins:
- a CDS encoding LytTR family DNA-binding domain-containing protein translates to MLTILIIEDEIKAARELQKLLEELQPGCHITAILQSVEEAIQWLNNNSVPDLIFSDIQLADGLCFDIFKTVRIHSPIIFCTAFDEYAIRAFETNSIDYLLKPIDKIKLGKSLDKYESLKQIYSGNKEYEAKLEALFSQLKKPYKTSLLVHFKEKIIPLKTEEIAFFHYTNGIVHVLTQRNQQHVINYTLDELESIVDPQVFYRANRQFIINRNAIANAEHYFARKLTVKLHIPTPEPIVISKAKASDFLHWLEHS, encoded by the coding sequence ATGCTAACCATACTGATTATTGAAGATGAAATAAAGGCAGCACGTGAACTTCAGAAACTTCTGGAGGAATTACAGCCTGGCTGCCATATAACAGCTATTCTTCAGTCAGTAGAAGAAGCCATCCAATGGCTAAATAACAATTCTGTCCCGGATCTAATCTTTTCTGATATACAGCTCGCAGACGGCCTTTGTTTCGATATTTTTAAAACTGTCCGAATACATTCTCCTATCATTTTTTGTACAGCGTTTGATGAATATGCCATACGTGCATTTGAAACCAATAGCATCGATTATCTGCTTAAGCCTATCGACAAAATAAAACTTGGGAAAAGCCTTGACAAGTACGAAAGCCTAAAACAGATTTATAGTGGGAATAAAGAATATGAAGCTAAGCTAGAGGCATTATTTTCTCAACTCAAGAAACCTTACAAAACCTCTCTTCTGGTCCACTTCAAGGAGAAAATCATTCCTTTAAAAACAGAAGAGATCGCCTTTTTTCATTATACCAATGGTATTGTACATGTTCTTACACAACGTAATCAGCAACATGTTATCAACTATACACTGGATGAACTGGAATCAATAGTAGATCCACAGGTATTCTATCGAGCCAACCGACAATTTATCATAAACCGCAATGCAATTGCAAATGCAGAACATTACTTTGCCCGTAAGCTTACTGTTAAACTTCACATTCCAACTCCGGAACCTATTGTGATAAGTAAGGCCAAAGCTTCTGATTTCCTGCATTGGCTTGAACACTCATAA
- a CDS encoding DUF2147 domain-containing protein produces MKAIRFFSFLFLSLCTVLSYTASAQTANGDAIIGIYQNQDGDRKMEVYKQDNQYFGKLIWLKTQDGKVRPGDVVLKNLSYSSNQWKGKVYAPARNTEFPATIVMPDDNTLQITAKAGFMSRSKDWKRVTSTN; encoded by the coding sequence ATGAAAGCAATACGCTTCTTTTCTTTTCTTTTTTTATCACTATGCACAGTTTTGTCTTACACAGCTTCAGCCCAAACAGCAAACGGTGATGCTATCATTGGCATCTATCAAAATCAGGATGGAGACCGAAAAATGGAAGTCTACAAACAAGACAACCAATATTTTGGAAAACTAATCTGGTTAAAAACACAGGATGGCAAAGTCCGACCTGGAGATGTAGTACTGAAAAATCTAAGCTACTCATCCAATCAATGGAAAGGGAAAGTTTATGCCCCTGCACGCAATACTGAATTTCCGGCAACAATTGTAATGCCGGATGATAATACCTTACAAATTACAGCAAAAGCAGGTTTCATGAGCCGTTCTAAGGATTGGAAACGGGTTACATCTACCAACTAA
- a CDS encoding TolC family protein, with the protein MSIRILCLSAFCWCMGAQAHAQQISFSSLNDVWQYAEKNNISIISAQSSQAIADKTMKQSYGNLFPTITANGSFTDNIRIQPTLIPANLFNQEAPAGTFIEATFGRRYIYNTNFTAQFNILNTEDWFAIASAKYSHEVARLAVNKTIREVYEQTAGAYYNYLLLEEVTRLSEQNILIADTILTNASQKFTEGQVSEVSVNSAQINHEKAQKTWQIAVQNRQIALNTLKSLLGLSVNDSLSLSEVLSSSLPEPLTIQSSYHPEVELARSQVLLAKTTWQAAKASFAPKLSVVYQWNNQISGDNFWQFTNTNSLPQEYWGLRLSIPILAGASRIYQIQKSRIDWQYKEKYYEDSQKQADIQDDNLRLSFANAYDALKKSETILELYHQNDQHANRQLAEGTISLDDRLRTFSDYLSGQNEYLESLSNYLVQYYRVQIRNKAL; encoded by the coding sequence ATGTCAATTCGAATCTTATGTCTAAGTGCATTCTGCTGGTGTATGGGCGCACAAGCCCATGCACAACAGATCTCATTCTCCTCATTGAATGATGTATGGCAGTATGCAGAGAAAAACAATATTTCCATTATTTCTGCTCAATCCTCACAAGCTATCGCAGACAAGACTATGAAACAGTCGTATGGAAATCTTTTCCCTACAATTACTGCCAATGGAAGCTTTACAGATAACATTCGCATTCAGCCCACATTGATTCCAGCGAATTTATTTAATCAGGAAGCTCCTGCCGGGACGTTTATAGAAGCGACTTTTGGCAGACGTTATATATACAATACCAATTTTACTGCTCAATTCAACATTTTAAACACAGAAGACTGGTTTGCGATTGCTTCAGCAAAATATTCACACGAAGTAGCTCGACTCGCAGTAAATAAAACCATACGAGAGGTATATGAACAAACAGCTGGTGCATACTACAATTATTTACTGTTAGAGGAAGTGACCAGATTGTCTGAACAAAATATCCTAATTGCAGATACCATTCTGACTAATGCAAGTCAAAAATTTACAGAGGGACAAGTCAGCGAAGTTTCTGTAAATTCCGCACAGATTAATCATGAAAAGGCACAGAAAACCTGGCAAATAGCAGTACAGAACAGACAAATTGCACTCAACACCCTCAAATCTTTGTTGGGATTATCTGTAAATGATTCATTGAGTTTGTCAGAAGTACTTTCCAGTTCCTTACCAGAACCACTTACAATACAAAGTTCCTATCATCCGGAAGTTGAGTTGGCTCGCTCTCAGGTTTTATTGGCAAAAACGACCTGGCAAGCAGCCAAGGCATCTTTTGCACCTAAGCTTTCTGTAGTATATCAATGGAATAACCAAATTTCAGGTGACAACTTCTGGCAGTTTACTAATACAAACTCATTGCCCCAGGAATACTGGGGGCTACGATTAAGCATTCCCATTCTGGCGGGTGCATCCCGAATATACCAGATCCAGAAATCCCGGATTGACTGGCAGTATAAAGAAAAATATTACGAAGACAGTCAAAAACAGGCAGATATTCAGGATGACAATCTACGTTTATCATTTGCTAATGCCTATGATGCATTAAAGAAGTCTGAAACCATTCTGGAACTTTATCACCAGAATGATCAGCATGCCAACCGACAGCTGGCAGAAGGCACTATATCTCTTGATGACCGTCTGCGAACTTTCTCTGACTATCTGTCGGGTCAGAATGAATACCTGGAGAGCCTTTCTAACTATCTGGTCCAATACTATCGTGTTCAGATCCGAAATAAGGCTTTATAG
- a CDS encoding efflux RND transporter periplasmic adaptor subunit, whose amino-acid sequence MKKSAYTYYLTYVLFAASIGLSGCSGKRNKEWVNPTIAPITEAVFATGYVEPVNFFTLTAFNEGYLKKSLVKEGNLVETNQLLFIQDQKNNTIQEQAAHNNLQIARQNASTNSPVVKELEAQLHSAEEKLVLDKLQLDRMQKLAATNSVARVELDKAQVNYEGSLHSVESLKATIAATKNNLEQALINSQSQFQTVSSTNNYSRLLSPAHYKVYEVFKKEGELVRKGEAIATLGDPQQMVVTLNVDENSINKVKENQIVLIELNTEKGKTLTGKVSKVYPYFNQELQSYKVEALFDTLPASIIAGTLLQANIIVDKKDKALLIPRACLSPNGKVIKKAENNNDTISIQTGIVSTEWVEVIQGIQPTDQVLKAY is encoded by the coding sequence ATGAAAAAATCTGCTTATACATATTATTTGACATATGTTTTATTTGCTGCATCTATAGGATTATCAGGATGTTCTGGCAAACGTAATAAAGAATGGGTCAATCCTACTATCGCACCTATAACAGAAGCAGTTTTTGCTACTGGTTATGTAGAACCTGTAAATTTCTTTACCCTTACAGCTTTTAATGAAGGCTATCTGAAAAAAAGTCTGGTCAAGGAAGGCAATCTGGTAGAAACAAATCAGCTCTTGTTTATCCAGGATCAAAAAAACAATACCATTCAGGAGCAGGCTGCACATAATAATCTTCAGATAGCCCGACAAAATGCGTCCACCAACTCTCCAGTAGTAAAGGAGTTGGAAGCACAGTTACACTCTGCAGAAGAAAAATTGGTATTAGACAAACTACAACTGGATCGCATGCAAAAACTGGCAGCCACCAACTCTGTTGCACGAGTAGAACTGGACAAAGCACAGGTAAATTATGAGGGATCTCTTCACTCTGTAGAATCACTTAAAGCCACTATAGCAGCTACCAAAAATAATCTTGAGCAAGCACTAATCAATAGCCAAAGTCAATTTCAAACAGTTAGTTCGACCAACAATTATTCCAGATTGCTTTCACCTGCCCACTATAAAGTTTATGAAGTCTTTAAGAAAGAAGGAGAACTTGTTCGTAAGGGGGAGGCTATAGCCACACTAGGCGACCCTCAACAGATGGTCGTAACCTTGAATGTTGATGAGAACAGTATCAATAAAGTTAAAGAAAACCAGATTGTACTGATTGAACTCAACACTGAGAAAGGAAAAACCCTAACAGGGAAAGTCTCAAAAGTATATCCCTATTTCAATCAAGAACTTCAATCCTATAAAGTAGAAGCACTATTTGATACTCTGCCAGCATCAATTATTGCAGGCACCTTACTTCAGGCCAATATCATTGTAGACAAGAAAGACAAAGCATTGCTCATTCCAAGAGCCTGTCTGAGTCCTAATGGAAAAGTAATCAAAAAGGCTGAAAACAACAATGATACTATTTCTATCCAAACAGGTATTGTTTCCACCGAATGGGTCGAAGTCATTCAGGGTATTCAACCAACGGACCAGGTATTAAAAGCCTATTGA
- a CDS encoding ABC transporter permease has product MKTSINTQIAFTYLVSRKKQTAVAALGVTFGISMFIFMNSLISGTNDYFEKVTLSSTPHIRLYNENQLSSDKMLYNYLGTQSINLISNPKLVDADNRIYNPNSVIHALKQHKQITAISPQVITNVICSNTSIQRNGNVSGVNILEQDKMFDITSTMITGTVQELSSNPDGIIIGSGMANDLNLKKGDNITLTASNGAVKRLMVTGIFQTTIKTVDNTRCYTNVAVVQQLLQKDRSYITDVYINIKDYTSAPAVGKQLEALTGYDAEDWQSANEQSIAARLIRDVIANSVVATILIVAGFGIYNILNMTIYEKIKEIAILKATGFAGTHVIAIFIQQALFIGIIGGSVGVFLGWAISLTASKFYIGMGNVSYLPIAFHLRYYVQGFLFGIGTAFFAGYIPARKASQVDPVSIIRG; this is encoded by the coding sequence ATGAAAACCAGTATAAATACCCAAATCGCTTTTACATACCTGGTCAGTCGCAAAAAGCAGACAGCTGTTGCAGCCTTAGGGGTAACCTTTGGCATTTCAATGTTCATTTTCATGAACTCACTGATTAGTGGTACAAATGATTATTTTGAGAAGGTAACTCTTAGCTCAACACCACACATCCGGCTGTATAATGAGAATCAGTTAAGCTCCGATAAAATGTTATATAACTATCTGGGTACCCAAAGCATCAATCTGATTAGTAACCCTAAACTGGTTGATGCTGACAATCGCATCTATAACCCTAATTCAGTTATCCATGCCCTTAAGCAACACAAACAGATTACAGCTATTTCTCCTCAGGTCATTACCAATGTAATCTGCTCTAATACCAGTATACAACGGAATGGAAATGTTTCGGGGGTTAATATATTGGAACAGGACAAGATGTTTGACATTACCTCCACTATGATTACTGGTACTGTCCAAGAACTCAGTAGCAATCCGGATGGAATTATCATTGGTAGTGGAATGGCCAATGATCTGAACCTGAAAAAAGGAGATAACATCACCCTTACAGCCTCCAATGGAGCTGTGAAACGCCTGATGGTAACAGGGATCTTTCAGACAACCATAAAAACTGTTGACAATACCCGATGTTATACCAATGTAGCTGTAGTACAGCAACTGTTACAAAAAGACAGAAGCTACATCACAGATGTATATATTAATATAAAGGATTATACCAGTGCTCCTGCCGTTGGTAAACAGCTGGAAGCTTTAACAGGATATGATGCAGAAGACTGGCAAAGTGCTAACGAACAATCCATTGCTGCTCGTCTGATCCGGGATGTCATTGCCAACTCTGTAGTAGCCACCATTCTTATTGTAGCGGGGTTTGGCATTTACAATATTCTGAATATGACTATTTATGAAAAGATTAAAGAGATAGCTATTCTGAAAGCAACAGGGTTTGCGGGTACACATGTCATTGCAATATTTATTCAACAGGCATTATTCATAGGTATTATAGGTGGAAGTGTGGGTGTCTTTCTGGGTTGGGCAATTTCACTGACTGCCTCTAAATTTTATATAGGAATGGGCAATGTATCCTATTTACCTATTGCCTTTCATCTCCGATACTACGTTCAGGGATTTTTATTTGGCATAGGGACAGCTTTTTTTGCCGGTTATATACCGGCTCGTAAAGCCTCACAAGTTGATCCTGTATCTATTATCCGCGGCTAA
- a CDS encoding ABC transporter ATP-binding protein — translation MSVPPSGQTHLALKAESISKYFYMPEKFQVLRQVSFEVYTGEFVSIIGKSGSGKSTLLYILSTMDTDYEGLLTLNGEKVTGKPQNALAAFRNEHLGFVFQFHYLLPDFSCLKNVMIPASRLGKYSEEEIEHKAYEKLKMLGVADQALKPASQISGGQQQRVAIARALINEPTILMGDEPTGNLDSKNTSIVFDMFMQLSKEFGKTIITVTHDNDFANKSDRIIEMMDGKIIPAQPTK, via the coding sequence ATGTCTGTTCCGCCATCAGGGCAAACACACTTAGCGTTAAAAGCTGAATCCATTTCTAAATACTTTTATATGCCTGAGAAGTTCCAGGTACTTCGTCAGGTAAGTTTTGAGGTATATACAGGTGAGTTTGTATCTATTATCGGAAAATCAGGTAGTGGCAAATCTACCTTGTTATATATACTCTCCACTATGGATACCGACTATGAAGGTCTGCTAACGTTAAACGGAGAAAAAGTAACAGGCAAACCACAAAACGCACTGGCAGCATTTCGGAATGAACATCTGGGCTTTGTATTTCAGTTTCACTACCTGCTGCCTGATTTTTCCTGCCTCAAAAATGTGATGATTCCAGCCTCTCGCCTTGGTAAATATTCAGAAGAAGAAATAGAACACAAAGCATACGAAAAACTGAAGATGCTGGGAGTTGCAGATCAGGCGTTAAAACCTGCTTCCCAAATATCCGGAGGACAGCAACAACGGGTAGCTATTGCCCGGGCATTGATCAATGAGCCTACTATACTAATGGGGGATGAACCAACAGGCAACCTTGATAGCAAGAATACATCCATTGTATTTGATATGTTTATGCAGCTCAGTAAGGAGTTTGGTAAAACCATTATCACAGTAACTCACGACAATGACTTTGCGAATAAGTCGGATCGGATCATTGAGATGATGGATGGTAAGATTATTCCTGCACAACCTACTAAATAA
- a CDS encoding DUF6268 family outer membrane beta-barrel protein: MKATTLVLFFVCIPLLIKAQELELLDIHYSISPIQTSTSHEYIQQGSIKLRYPIIAGQRNQFLVGPTYDIMWVGKTINDHQALHGLSVQVAWQRKIRSNLSFSWLFTPGIYSDFKDIREEDFRFSTAFRMKHTLSEKTSIGFGIGYARQFFGNVLMPFLEIDWKINDRWSMSGLFPIRPKIEYLVTKRLTLGTQIQVDNSSSRLSSQYNESQIVQFKQWNAQLYADWKLYKNLYFSLIAGYVFRRKVQVFTKDTKVPWTLFTFPIGGERTAIRTIAANGYLLQAGLAIKLKRR, from the coding sequence ATGAAAGCAACAACTCTGGTATTATTTTTTGTGTGTATTCCTTTATTGATTAAAGCCCAGGAACTTGAACTGTTAGATATACATTATTCCATTTCACCTATTCAAACAAGTACTTCCCATGAATACATTCAACAAGGTAGTATCAAGTTGCGTTATCCAATTATAGCAGGACAACGGAATCAGTTTCTTGTAGGTCCGACCTATGACATTATGTGGGTTGGGAAAACCATAAATGATCATCAGGCATTACATGGATTATCTGTGCAGGTAGCGTGGCAACGAAAAATACGATCAAACCTTTCGTTCTCCTGGTTATTTACGCCAGGCATTTATTCTGACTTCAAGGATATTCGTGAAGAAGACTTTCGATTCAGCACTGCATTCCGAATGAAACACACACTTTCTGAAAAAACAAGCATAGGTTTTGGAATAGGATATGCCCGACAATTTTTTGGAAATGTATTGATGCCTTTTCTGGAAATTGATTGGAAAATTAATGATAGATGGAGCATGTCAGGGTTATTCCCGATTAGACCTAAAATAGAATATCTTGTAACCAAAAGATTGACATTAGGCACCCAGATACAAGTCGATAATTCTTCCAGTCGCTTAAGCTCTCAATACAATGAAAGCCAGATTGTACAGTTTAAACAATGGAATGCGCAATTATATGCTGATTGGAAACTTTATAAAAATCTATATTTTTCCCTGATAGCGGGGTATGTATTCCGACGAAAAGTTCAGGTATTTACTAAGGATACAAAAGTACCCTGGACGTTATTTACCTTTCCTATTGGAGGCGAACGCACGGCCATACGTACTATCGCTGCCAATGGATATTTGCTTCAGGCAGGCCTGGCAATTAAATTAAAACGCAGATAG
- a CDS encoding sugar O-acetyltransferase, which produces MKTEKEKMLAGELYNPLDQELVEERLRTRLLIKELNDSREDQTEERMRILKELIPNAGPDLWLQPPFYCDYGSYMIVGEKVFFNFNCVVLDVTYVKIGSRTMFGPNVQIYTATHPIDHKERSSGVEYAKPITIGEDVWVGGSAVICPGVTIGDRVVIGAGSVVTKDIPSDVFAAGNPCKVIRPITAKE; this is translated from the coding sequence ATGAAAACAGAGAAAGAGAAAATGCTCGCTGGAGAGTTATACAATCCACTGGACCAGGAATTAGTCGAAGAGCGTCTTCGAACCAGATTACTTATCAAGGAATTAAACGATAGCCGAGAAGACCAGACAGAAGAAAGAATGCGGATTCTAAAAGAGTTGATTCCTAACGCAGGGCCTGACTTATGGCTACAGCCTCCTTTCTATTGTGATTACGGCAGTTACATGATTGTGGGTGAGAAAGTATTTTTCAATTTTAATTGTGTGGTACTGGATGTAACCTATGTAAAAATAGGGAGTAGAACTATGTTTGGACCTAATGTACAGATCTACACAGCCACCCATCCTATTGATCACAAAGAGCGGTCTTCTGGAGTAGAGTATGCTAAACCTATTACCATTGGAGAAGATGTATGGGTAGGAGGGAGTGCTGTAATTTGTCCAGGCGTCACCATTGGAGACCGGGTAGTCATTGGTGCGGGTAGCGTAGTAACCAAAGATATTCCATCCGATGTATTTGCTGCCGGAAACCCATGTAAAGTGATTCGACCAATAACAGCCAAAGAATAG
- a CDS encoding tyrosine-type recombinase/integrase: protein MSREKKLVSKFSPAVLKNRSGDLSKRWYIEYKVWDEASQKLIRQHDYLPNALKTEKERLEYGKARVATINNLLARGFCLNGNPIPKPEDEKPQSIYTFLSLQQALDWALDFKKAELRIGSHARYRNVRDLFYQYAPPELKEKPINKVNENDILGFYQYITLETEYLAKDHIKTLFKGLFSLLVRERIIAENPCPKIIKQRRRTGKKNLSRKNKAFTEEQFKSILTYLKKNDKELYRFVVFMFYTFARPKFELRLLKIGDIDLRQEKITVAAEHSKNNYERRVDISPHLLNVIQDMDLQKYPQSYYIFGRDGKPGKEPRGKETYYMKFRAALHALKLDEDPDLTFYSIKHTGIVMHFLAGVDVEALKEQTGHRDWDSFWVYLKSLNLITNDRFKAKSPRII from the coding sequence ATGTCAAGAGAAAAAAAACTTGTTTCAAAATTTTCCCCAGCTGTATTAAAGAATAGATCTGGCGACCTGTCAAAGCGCTGGTACATTGAATACAAAGTGTGGGATGAAGCTTCTCAAAAGCTTATTCGCCAGCATGATTACCTTCCAAATGCCTTAAAAACAGAGAAAGAAAGACTGGAATATGGTAAAGCACGTGTAGCAACCATAAACAATCTTTTGGCACGTGGATTCTGCCTTAATGGTAACCCCATTCCAAAGCCAGAAGATGAAAAACCTCAGTCTATCTACACGTTTTTATCCTTACAACAGGCTTTAGATTGGGCTTTAGACTTTAAGAAAGCAGAACTGAGAATAGGCAGCCACGCCAGATATCGGAATGTGAGAGATTTATTTTATCAGTATGCTCCTCCTGAGCTAAAAGAGAAGCCTATCAATAAGGTGAATGAAAATGATATTCTGGGATTTTATCAATACATCACCTTAGAAACAGAATATCTGGCAAAAGATCATATCAAAACATTATTCAAAGGGTTATTCTCTCTTTTGGTTCGTGAAAGGATAATTGCAGAAAACCCATGTCCAAAAATTATAAAACAGAGACGTAGAACAGGGAAAAAGAATTTAAGTCGAAAAAATAAGGCTTTCACAGAAGAACAATTCAAATCAATTCTTACCTACTTAAAAAAGAATGATAAGGAATTGTATCGGTTTGTGGTGTTTATGTTCTACACATTCGCCAGACCTAAATTTGAACTTCGTTTGTTAAAGATTGGGGATATAGATTTGCGCCAGGAGAAGATTACGGTTGCTGCTGAACATAGCAAAAATAACTATGAAAGACGTGTAGATATCAGTCCTCATTTATTGAATGTTATTCAGGATATGGATTTACAGAAATATCCACAAAGCTATTACATCTTTGGCAGAGATGGCAAGCCAGGAAAAGAACCACGTGGTAAGGAAACCTATTACATGAAATTTAGAGCTGCTCTACATGCGTTAAAGTTAGATGAAGATCCGGATCTGACATTTTATTCTATCAAACATACAGGAATTGTTATGCATTTTCTGGCAGGTGTTGACGTAGAAGCCTTAAAAGAACAAACTGGTCACAGAGATTGGGATAGTTTCTGGGTATATCTTAAATCCTTAAATCTGATTACCAATGATCGTTTTAAAGCAAAATCTCCTAGAATAATCTAG